One window from the genome of Epinephelus fuscoguttatus linkage group LG3, E.fuscoguttatus.final_Chr_v1 encodes:
- the LOC125885259 gene encoding ectonucleoside triphosphate diphosphohydrolase 7-like isoform X1, which produces MARITFSCLPASWYCSVSLLSLGCAPRQRVLLLLLLFITSALLLLGTYQRQLWGPQRRPGSQVNNRYLSIAESMESTDVLNPALNYGIVVDCGSSGSRVFVYYWPPHNGNPHTLLDIKQMRDRDRKPVVKKIKPGISTLANTPAQASDHLHPLLSFAAAHVPRNKHKETPLYILCTAGMRLLPESQQAAILEDLVTDVPLEFDFLFSRSHVEVISGKQEGVYAWIGINFVLGRFDHADEEDATVEVTTGSQNQQPISRRRTVGIMDMGGASLQIAYEVPGTITFSSPQEEEAGKSVLAEFNLGCDVEHTQHVYRVYVTTFLGFGGNMARQRYEDQLVNNTLAKNRFLTTQTGLTEDKPYLDPCLPVSLSDTVVRDNHTLYLRGQGDWTRCQEAVRPFLGLHNGTMSPGGVYQAPINFSNSEFYGFSEFFYCMEDVLRLRGQYDSEKYSKAATEYCSTKWSTLKQRLDNKLFSQQADVSRLKYQCFKSAWMYEVLHSGFRFPTDYPSLKTAQLVYDKEVQWTLGAILFKTRFLPLRDLQQETLRQNHPSWLRSSFVYNHHLFSLCILVVVLAILLYILRLRRIHQREQRQAEALNILWAEEGEALLP; this is translated from the exons ATGGCAAG GATCACGTTTTCCTGCCTGCCGGCCTCCTGGTACTGCAGCGTGTCCCTTTTGTCTCTGGGCTGTGCTCCCAGGCAgagggtgctgctgctgctgctgctcttcatcaCCTCCGCCCTACTCCTCTTGGGAACCTACCAGAGGCAGCTGTGGGGCCCACAGCGACGGCCCGGCTCCCAAGTCAACAA CAGGTACCTCTCCATCGCAGAGTCCATGGAGTCTACTGACGTCCTCAACCCTGCTCTGAATTATGGGATCGTGGTTGACTGTGGCAGCAGTGGCTCTCGGGTCTTTGTGTACTACTGGCCCCCCCACAACGGGAACCCTCACACCCTGCTGGACATCAAACAGATGAGGGATCGCGACCGCAAACCAGTTGTCAAGAAGATCAAACCTG GTATCTCCACCCTGGCGAACACACCAGCGCAGGCCAGTGACCACCTCCATCCGCTCCTCAGCTTCGCTGCTGCTCACGTCCCAaggaacaaacacaaagagacgcCACTCTACATCCTCTGCACTGCTGGCATGAGGCTGCTGCCGGAGAG CCAACAGGCGGCCATTTTGGAGGACCTTGTCACTGACGTTCCTCTGGAGTTTGACTTCCTGTTCTCCCGTTCCCACGTTGAGGTCATCTCTGGGAAACAAGAAG GAGTGTATGCATGGATTGGCATTAATTTTGTGTTGGGTCGCTTTGATCATGCTGATGAGG aggaCGCCACAGTTGAGGTGACGACAGGGTCTCAGAAccagcagccaatcagcaggCGGCGCACAGTGGGCATCATGGATATGGGTGGAGCTTCACTGCAGATCGCCTATGAGGTGCCCGGCACCATCACCTTCAGTTCACCACAGGAA gAGGAGGCAGGGAAGAGTGTTCTGGCTGAGTTTAATCTGGGCTGTGATGTTGAGCacacacaacatgtttacagAGTGTACGTCACCACGTTCCTCGGCTTCGGTGGAAACATGGCCAGACAGCGCTACGAGGACCAGCTGGTCAACAACACCCTGGCCAAGAACAG GTTTCTCACCACACAGACAGGCCTGACTGAGGACAAACCGTACCTGGACCCCTGTCTGCCAGTCAGTCTGTCGGACACAGTTGTGAGGGACAACCACACGCTGTACCTGAGGGGTCAGGGTGACTGGACTCGGTGTCAAGAGGCCGTACGACCCTTCCTGGGCCTCCACAATGGTACCATGTCACCAGGGGGCGTCTACCAG GCTCCCATCAACTTCAGCAACAGCGAGTTCTACGGCTTCTCTGAGTTTTTTTACTGTATGGAGGACGTGCTGAGGCTTAGAGGACAGTATGACAGTGAGAAGTACTCCAAAGCTGCTACG gagTACTGCTCCACCAAGTGGTCGACACTGAAACAGCGTCTGGACAACAAGCTTTTCTCTCAGCAGGCCGACGTCAGCAGACTCAA GTATCAGTGCTTCAAGTCAGCCTGGATGTACGAAGTGTTGCACTCAGGCTTCCGCTTCCCCACCGACTATCCGAGTCTGAAAACTGCCCAGCTGGTTTATGACAAGGAGGTCCAGTGGACTCTGGGAGCCATCTTGTTTAAGACCCGTTTCCTGCCTCTCAG GGacctgcagcaggaaacactgCGGCAGAACCACCCCAGCTGGCTGCGCTCCTCCTTCGTCTACAACCACCACCTGTTCTCGCTCTGCATCCTGGTGGTGGTGCTGGCCATCCTGCTCTACATCCTGCGCCTGCGGAGGATCCACCAGCGGGAGCAGCGGCAGGCCGAGGCCCTGAACATCCTCTGGGCCGAGGAGGGAGAGGCCCTCCTCCCCTGA
- the LOC125885259 gene encoding ectonucleoside triphosphate diphosphohydrolase 7-like isoform X2 translates to MARITFSCLPASWYCSVSLLSLGCAPRQRVLLLLLLFITSALLLLGTYQRQLWGPQRRPGSQVNKYLSIAESMESTDVLNPALNYGIVVDCGSSGSRVFVYYWPPHNGNPHTLLDIKQMRDRDRKPVVKKIKPGISTLANTPAQASDHLHPLLSFAAAHVPRNKHKETPLYILCTAGMRLLPESQQAAILEDLVTDVPLEFDFLFSRSHVEVISGKQEGVYAWIGINFVLGRFDHADEEDATVEVTTGSQNQQPISRRRTVGIMDMGGASLQIAYEVPGTITFSSPQEEEAGKSVLAEFNLGCDVEHTQHVYRVYVTTFLGFGGNMARQRYEDQLVNNTLAKNRFLTTQTGLTEDKPYLDPCLPVSLSDTVVRDNHTLYLRGQGDWTRCQEAVRPFLGLHNGTMSPGGVYQAPINFSNSEFYGFSEFFYCMEDVLRLRGQYDSEKYSKAATEYCSTKWSTLKQRLDNKLFSQQADVSRLKYQCFKSAWMYEVLHSGFRFPTDYPSLKTAQLVYDKEVQWTLGAILFKTRFLPLRDLQQETLRQNHPSWLRSSFVYNHHLFSLCILVVVLAILLYILRLRRIHQREQRQAEALNILWAEEGEALLP, encoded by the exons ATGGCAAG GATCACGTTTTCCTGCCTGCCGGCCTCCTGGTACTGCAGCGTGTCCCTTTTGTCTCTGGGCTGTGCTCCCAGGCAgagggtgctgctgctgctgctgctcttcatcaCCTCCGCCCTACTCCTCTTGGGAACCTACCAGAGGCAGCTGTGGGGCCCACAGCGACGGCCCGGCTCCCAAGTCAACAA GTACCTCTCCATCGCAGAGTCCATGGAGTCTACTGACGTCCTCAACCCTGCTCTGAATTATGGGATCGTGGTTGACTGTGGCAGCAGTGGCTCTCGGGTCTTTGTGTACTACTGGCCCCCCCACAACGGGAACCCTCACACCCTGCTGGACATCAAACAGATGAGGGATCGCGACCGCAAACCAGTTGTCAAGAAGATCAAACCTG GTATCTCCACCCTGGCGAACACACCAGCGCAGGCCAGTGACCACCTCCATCCGCTCCTCAGCTTCGCTGCTGCTCACGTCCCAaggaacaaacacaaagagacgcCACTCTACATCCTCTGCACTGCTGGCATGAGGCTGCTGCCGGAGAG CCAACAGGCGGCCATTTTGGAGGACCTTGTCACTGACGTTCCTCTGGAGTTTGACTTCCTGTTCTCCCGTTCCCACGTTGAGGTCATCTCTGGGAAACAAGAAG GAGTGTATGCATGGATTGGCATTAATTTTGTGTTGGGTCGCTTTGATCATGCTGATGAGG aggaCGCCACAGTTGAGGTGACGACAGGGTCTCAGAAccagcagccaatcagcaggCGGCGCACAGTGGGCATCATGGATATGGGTGGAGCTTCACTGCAGATCGCCTATGAGGTGCCCGGCACCATCACCTTCAGTTCACCACAGGAA gAGGAGGCAGGGAAGAGTGTTCTGGCTGAGTTTAATCTGGGCTGTGATGTTGAGCacacacaacatgtttacagAGTGTACGTCACCACGTTCCTCGGCTTCGGTGGAAACATGGCCAGACAGCGCTACGAGGACCAGCTGGTCAACAACACCCTGGCCAAGAACAG GTTTCTCACCACACAGACAGGCCTGACTGAGGACAAACCGTACCTGGACCCCTGTCTGCCAGTCAGTCTGTCGGACACAGTTGTGAGGGACAACCACACGCTGTACCTGAGGGGTCAGGGTGACTGGACTCGGTGTCAAGAGGCCGTACGACCCTTCCTGGGCCTCCACAATGGTACCATGTCACCAGGGGGCGTCTACCAG GCTCCCATCAACTTCAGCAACAGCGAGTTCTACGGCTTCTCTGAGTTTTTTTACTGTATGGAGGACGTGCTGAGGCTTAGAGGACAGTATGACAGTGAGAAGTACTCCAAAGCTGCTACG gagTACTGCTCCACCAAGTGGTCGACACTGAAACAGCGTCTGGACAACAAGCTTTTCTCTCAGCAGGCCGACGTCAGCAGACTCAA GTATCAGTGCTTCAAGTCAGCCTGGATGTACGAAGTGTTGCACTCAGGCTTCCGCTTCCCCACCGACTATCCGAGTCTGAAAACTGCCCAGCTGGTTTATGACAAGGAGGTCCAGTGGACTCTGGGAGCCATCTTGTTTAAGACCCGTTTCCTGCCTCTCAG GGacctgcagcaggaaacactgCGGCAGAACCACCCCAGCTGGCTGCGCTCCTCCTTCGTCTACAACCACCACCTGTTCTCGCTCTGCATCCTGGTGGTGGTGCTGGCCATCCTGCTCTACATCCTGCGCCTGCGGAGGATCCACCAGCGGGAGCAGCGGCAGGCCGAGGCCCTGAACATCCTCTGGGCCGAGGAGGGAGAGGCCCTCCTCCCCTGA